Proteins from a genomic interval of Rosa chinensis cultivar Old Blush chromosome 2, RchiOBHm-V2, whole genome shotgun sequence:
- the LOC121051364 gene encoding secreted RxLR effector protein 161-like — protein sequence MERIPYASAVGSLVYAQTCTRPDISFAVGMLGRYQSNPGMDHWKATKKVMRYLQGTKEYMLTYRRSDNLEVVGYSDSDLGGCLDTGKSTSGYLFLLAGGADSWRSAKKTCITTSTMQAEFVAVFEATTHALWLRNFISGLSVVDSIARPLRIHCDNTAAVFFSKNDRYSQGAERINLEYLAMKEDVQKQRVSIVNIGTKLMIADPLTKGLGPKAFIDHAEIFVITHDCLKNFGL from the coding sequence ATGGAAAGAATTCCTTATGCATCCGCTGTAGGAAGTTTGGTTTATGCACAAACttgtacaagaccagacatcagTTTTGCGGTTGGAATGTTAGGAAGATACCAAAGCAATCCAGGAATGGATCATTGGAAAGCTACAAAGAAGGTAATGAGGTATCTACAAGGAACAAAGGAGTATATGCTCACATATAGGAGATCTGATAACCTTGAGGTAGTTGGTTATTCAGACTCTGATCTTGGTGGTTGTCTTGATACTGGAAAATCAACTTCTGGTTACTTGTTCCTACTAGCTGGAGGGGCAGATTCATGGAGAAGTGCAAAGAAAACTTGTATCACTACATCTACCATGCAAGCTGAGTTTGTGGCAGTCTTTGAGGCCACTACTCATGCATTGTGGTTGCGAAATTTTATCTCAGGGCTTAGTGTTGTCGACAGTATAGCTAGGCCGCTGAGAATTCATTGTGACAACACTGCAGCTGTATTCTTCTCCAAAAATGATAGGTATTCTCAAGGTGCTGAACGAATTAATCTAGAATACCTTGCCATGAAGGAGGATGTTCAGAAACAAAGAGTGTCTATTGTTAACATAGGAACAAAACTTATGATTGCAGACCCACTTACAAAAGGGTTAGGACCAAAGGCATTCATTGATCATGCTGAAATCTTTGTCATAACCCATGATTGTTTAAAAAATTTTGGTCTGTAG